Proteins encoded within one genomic window of Calonectris borealis chromosome 1, bCalBor7.hap1.2, whole genome shotgun sequence:
- the LOC142092667 gene encoding histone H4 transcription factor-like: protein MRGHVNHVTCALCDTVCTSVSSLKAHIRFRHCDDRPFHCHLCDNGFKNAYDLHKHVETHNDSDAYSCDVEGCGFTSRTLRTLTQHYKRAHVSNGILKYKCHICQKCFSWSYTLTLHLRKAHELRSHSRFRYKEDDEGHMSLNLAVYNAVMGLGQAPNNKTVTNKSSSQNSFGREGGDSGERDTSTAEVLFTQLQPWSRATGENVVVETETSMPEPVYSELQTAVQLFENRCTSAKVDEATPMNVKEKLVEMELDLGIQIAF from the exons ATGAGGGGACATG TTAATCACGTTACGTGTGCCCTTTGTGATACAGTATGCACAAGTGTCTCCTCACTGAAAGCACACATCAGATTCCGACACTGTGATGACCGTCCTTTCCATTGTCACCTCTGTGACAACGG ttttaagaacGCGTATGATCTGCATAAACATGTTGAAACACACAATGATTCAGATGCCTACAGCTGTGATGTTGAAGGATGTGGTTTTACTTCACGGACTTTACGAACTTTGACACAGCATTACAAGAGAGCGCATGTG AGTAATGGCATTCTGAAATACAAATGCCACATCTGTCAGAAATGTTTCTCCTGGAGTTATACATTGACCCTACATCTTCGAAAAGCTCATGAACTCCGCAGTCATTCTCGTTTCAG ATATAAAGAAGATGATGAGGGTCACATGAGTTTGAATTTAGCAGTATATAATGCTGTCATGGGTTTAGGTCAGGCTCCTAATAACAAGACAGTAACAAACAAGTCTTCAAGTCAAAATAGTTTTGGAAGAGAAGGAGGGGACTCTGGCGAAAGAGACACTTCAACAGCAGAAGTACTTTTCACGCAGCTTCAGCCATGGTCACGAGCTACTGGAGAAAATGTTGTGGTAGAAACAGAGACTTCTATGCCAGAGCCTGTGTATTCTGAACTTCAAACTGCTGTACAGCTGTTCGAAAACCGTTGTACTTCAGCTAAAGTTGATGAAGCAACACCGATGAACGTGAAGGAAAAACTGGTAGAAATGGAATTGGACTTGGGAATTCAGATAGCTTTCTAG